The proteins below come from a single Halothiobacillus neapolitanus c2 genomic window:
- a CDS encoding sulfurtransferase: protein MRQRCLGKFAFWCFFSFLSCAATQAHATAMLTLPGPVVCAQWLHAHSRDVQIVDVRDDPDSLSTPPIFYTQNGQKHLKRVGGHIPSALSVDFLALRNTHRVDGLSLDFQFPTPAEFQSLMQSICLQSNEPIVIAPTGDSAISLQEGALLALELTVYGVPTSEIALLNGGTHAWITAGFPISTNTIFPASGSHWRAKPARASILAHTADVRRQLDRGGLVLDARPLDQFVGITHSPVVTLPGRIQGATALPAEVMYTRAEDGSWHFLTPEQYRNVLAALDIEMDSRTKADAIVYCNTGQYAAGAWFILNRIIGDSDIRSYEGSLYNWEHHGLPVVGLK from the coding sequence ATGCGACAACGTTGCCTTGGAAAATTCGCATTCTGGTGTTTTTTCAGTTTTCTGTCCTGTGCAGCGACTCAAGCACATGCCACAGCAATGCTCACGTTGCCGGGGCCTGTGGTCTGTGCACAGTGGCTGCATGCGCACAGCCGAGACGTGCAAATCGTCGACGTGCGCGACGATCCAGACAGCCTCAGCACGCCACCGATTTTTTATACGCAAAATGGACAGAAACACCTAAAGCGTGTGGGTGGGCACATTCCAAGCGCGCTTTCAGTAGATTTCCTGGCACTGCGAAATACCCACCGGGTCGATGGTTTGAGTCTGGATTTCCAGTTCCCGACCCCAGCGGAGTTCCAGTCTCTGATGCAAAGCATCTGCCTGCAATCCAACGAGCCGATTGTCATTGCACCGACGGGCGATTCAGCCATCTCATTGCAAGAGGGCGCCCTGCTGGCACTTGAGTTGACGGTATATGGCGTTCCGACGAGCGAAATTGCTTTACTCAACGGCGGCACTCATGCCTGGATCACGGCGGGTTTTCCGATTTCGACAAACACCATTTTCCCCGCCAGTGGCAGTCATTGGCGCGCGAAGCCCGCTCGCGCCTCTATCCTTGCGCACACGGCGGATGTCCGCCGTCAACTCGACCGGGGCGGACTGGTGCTGGACGCACGGCCACTGGATCAATTTGTGGGCATCACGCACAGTCCAGTCGTTACGCTGCCCGGTCGAATTCAGGGTGCCACCGCCCTGCCTGCCGAAGTGATGTACACACGAGCGGAGGACGGCTCATGGCACTTCCTCACGCCCGAACAGTACAGGAATGTACTGGCTGCGCTTGATATAGAAATGGATAGCCGGACAAAGGCGGATGCGATCGTCTACTGCAACACGGGACAATACGCGGCCGGAGCATGGTTCATTCTGAATCGCATCATCGGTGACTCCGATATACGTTCTTATGAAGGTTCACTGTACAACTGGGAGCACCACGGCTTGCCGGTCGTTGGTCTTAAATGA
- a CDS encoding DUF2076 domain-containing protein, whose product MNAQEHTLLTDLLNKLKEAAPGAAAAKDPEADQLIRDTLAATPDAAYLLVQRHLLLEMSLERAQAELKAIQAKASGSFLGGSIGYAADSRPTQTNAYGQPIGRAEPAAVAATTSQAATSTTRPPFGGGSFLGTAAATATGVLGGALLFQGIEHLMGGGLGGSALAGNQPVEDVTSLTENVYESPADMSADTASGGWDNASMADNGSAFDDPMADPIDPMQSDNSGLFDQGNSGGGLFDGLFGGGDDDWV is encoded by the coding sequence ATGAACGCACAAGAACACACGTTACTCACCGATTTGTTGAACAAGTTGAAAGAAGCCGCACCCGGCGCAGCGGCAGCAAAAGATCCTGAAGCAGACCAGCTGATTCGAGACACTCTGGCCGCCACGCCGGATGCCGCCTACTTGCTGGTACAGCGGCACCTGTTGCTGGAAATGTCGCTGGAACGCGCCCAAGCAGAGCTCAAGGCCATCCAAGCCAAAGCCTCCGGCAGCTTTCTTGGTGGGTCGATCGGTTACGCTGCGGATAGTCGCCCCACACAAACTAACGCCTACGGACAACCGATCGGTCGGGCCGAGCCCGCAGCCGTCGCCGCGACCACGTCACAGGCCGCCACATCGACCACGCGACCGCCATTCGGTGGTGGCTCTTTTCTCGGCACGGCAGCGGCCACCGCGACCGGCGTTCTCGGCGGCGCCTTGCTGTTTCAGGGCATTGAACACCTGATGGGCGGTGGCTTGGGTGGCAGCGCACTGGCAGGCAACCAACCCGTGGAAGACGTAACGAGCCTCACTGAAAACGTGTATGAATCGCCTGCCGACATGAGCGCAGATACGGCTTCTGGCGGTTGGGATAACGCCAGCATGGCCGATAACGGCTCGGCATTCGATGACCCCATGGCCGACCCGATTGACCCGATGCAATCGGATAACAGTGGATTATTTGATCAGGGCAACTCGGGCGGCGGATTATTTGATGGCTTGTTCGGCGGTGGCGATGATGACTGGGTTTGA
- the ribF gene encoding bifunctional riboflavin kinase/FAD synthetase, with protein MQLIRGLCALPAFPDGCVVTLGNFDGVHLGHQAVLRQAADQAREFGLPLVVLIFEPLPREFFAPHAPVARLTRLRERAAFIAELGVVDVLLVHPFNAAFAQSTAEAFVEQVLVDALHARRIVIGDDFRFGKNRQGDFALLEQLGQRFDFSVQAAATWALDGERVSSTRIRSHLTERDVAGAARLLGRPFTLCGRVIHGDKRGRQLGFPTANVALHRRLSPLRGVFAVKTTLPDGAIVNGVANVGTRPTVDGQDARLEVHLFDFDRDIYGQMVRVAFCHPLRDEQKFSSLEALMEQITRDASAARAWHDHAAHP; from the coding sequence ATGCAACTGATTCGCGGTCTGTGTGCCTTGCCCGCCTTCCCGGATGGCTGCGTGGTGACGCTGGGTAATTTCGATGGCGTGCACCTGGGCCATCAAGCCGTCCTCAGACAGGCCGCCGATCAGGCCCGAGAATTCGGGCTGCCACTTGTCGTATTAATCTTCGAACCACTGCCACGCGAGTTTTTCGCACCCCATGCTCCGGTGGCCCGCCTGACGCGGCTTCGCGAGCGCGCAGCGTTCATTGCCGAACTTGGGGTGGTGGACGTGTTACTGGTGCATCCGTTCAATGCGGCCTTTGCCCAATCGACCGCCGAGGCATTCGTCGAACAGGTACTGGTTGACGCACTCCACGCGCGCCGCATCGTCATTGGCGACGATTTTCGATTCGGGAAGAACCGCCAAGGCGATTTCGCCCTGCTCGAACAACTCGGGCAGCGATTTGATTTTTCCGTGCAGGCCGCCGCCACCTGGGCGCTGGATGGCGAACGCGTTTCATCCACCCGCATTCGAAGCCATCTGACCGAACGGGATGTCGCTGGGGCGGCACGCCTGCTTGGGCGGCCGTTCACCTTGTGCGGTCGAGTCATCCATGGCGACAAACGAGGACGGCAACTCGGGTTTCCCACAGCGAATGTGGCATTGCATCGCAGGCTCTCGCCACTGAGGGGCGTCTTCGCGGTGAAAACAACGCTGCCCGATGGCGCTATCGTTAACGGCGTGGCGAATGTGGGCACGCGCCCAACGGTCGATGGGCAAGACGCGCGACTGGAAGTGCATTTATTTGATTTCGATCGGGATATCTACGGCCAGATGGTGCGAGTGGCGTTTTGTCATCCCTTGCGCGACGAACAAAAATTCAGCTCTCTTGAGGCATTGATGGAGCAAATCACCCGGGATGCGTCCGCAGCGCGCGCTTGGCATGACCACGCTGCACACCCATAA
- a CDS encoding EcoRV family type II restriction endonuclease — MNKKSDFEKALKEFVTTLQGYISSEDGQWTIKGFVDMYKNIYTISSDTKIISKILEIHIFPKLLELSEKHGYKIVLADHQNYYPDISFVDNDDDSVRFAVDFKTTYRQPSKPHLCNGFTLGSHGKYFEDRTSTKNIQFPYGSYSGHYCLGIIYDRVDSRDIDETKIYSLDSLTSITSVVGKFSFFVAEKWRIASDKSGSGNTANIGSINNIADIIEGKGMFSNLGEEWFDDYWMNYKKITVPDGKGGTKKITNLKEFVAYRKGDVSLIVPKQNRTPGKSK; from the coding sequence GTGAATAAAAAGTCAGATTTCGAAAAAGCATTAAAAGAGTTTGTTACGACCTTGCAAGGCTACATAAGCAGCGAGGATGGGCAATGGACTATAAAAGGCTTTGTAGATATGTATAAGAATATCTACACAATTTCGTCGGACACTAAAATTATTTCAAAAATACTTGAGATACACATTTTCCCAAAGTTGCTGGAGCTTTCAGAAAAGCATGGCTACAAAATAGTCCTTGCTGATCATCAGAACTACTATCCAGATATATCATTCGTTGATAATGACGATGATTCTGTCCGATTCGCTGTCGATTTTAAAACTACATATCGTCAGCCCAGTAAGCCTCATTTATGCAATGGTTTTACATTAGGGTCTCATGGTAAATATTTTGAGGACAGGACTAGCACAAAGAACATCCAGTTTCCCTATGGATCATATTCTGGGCACTACTGCTTAGGAATTATATATGACAGAGTGGATTCTCGTGATATAGATGAGACTAAAATATACAGTTTGGATTCATTAACATCTATTACATCGGTGGTTGGTAAATTTAGTTTTTTTGTTGCCGAGAAGTGGCGAATAGCCAGCGATAAGAGTGGGAGTGGAAATACGGCCAATATTGGCAGCATAAATAATATTGCTGATATTATCGAAGGTAAGGGGATGTTCTCCAATCTCGGAGAAGAGTGGTTTGACGATTATTGGATGAACTATAAAAAGATTACGGTTCCTGATGGTAAAGGAGGGACAAAAAAAATTACAAATCTCAAAGAATTTGTTGCTTATAGAAAAGGGGATGTATCTCTAATCGTGCCAAAACAAAATCGTACACCTGGAAAGTCGAAGTAA
- a CDS encoding DNA adenine methylase, producing MKVSVPPIKSQGIKTKLVPWIKSLVPEKFRGRWVEPFMGTGVVAFNVAPDKALMCDTNPHLINFYSAIKSGAITPEIVRGYLVKEGALLQEKGGEHYYSIRERFNESHSPLDFLFLNRSGFNGMIRFNRKGWFNIPFCKKPNRFAQAYVTKIVNQVSSVSRLIAAKDFDFKCQSFDETISEAKTGDIIYCDPPYIDRHADYFNSWDESHEISLFKNLSEARCDFILSTWHHNDYRKNEYIESHWNNFNILTKEHFYHVGGSEKNRNPMIEAIVTTIDTKLYEYPEAPKQEQLTLLEPKLHYKSA from the coding sequence ATGAAGGTTTCAGTGCCGCCTATAAAATCGCAAGGAATTAAGACAAAGTTGGTTCCTTGGATAAAAAGCTTAGTTCCAGAAAAGTTCAGAGGCCGCTGGGTCGAGCCCTTCATGGGTACCGGTGTGGTTGCTTTCAATGTTGCTCCCGATAAAGCATTGATGTGCGATACAAATCCTCACCTGATTAACTTCTACTCTGCTATTAAGTCTGGAGCAATTACACCAGAAATAGTTCGAGGTTATCTTGTTAAAGAGGGCGCATTGCTTCAAGAGAAAGGTGGCGAGCATTATTACAGTATTAGGGAGCGTTTCAATGAGAGCCACAGCCCTTTGGATTTCCTTTTTTTAAATCGATCAGGTTTTAACGGGATGATTCGATTTAACCGAAAAGGCTGGTTTAATATTCCATTCTGTAAAAAACCAAACCGCTTTGCTCAGGCATATGTCACTAAAATTGTGAACCAGGTGTCAAGCGTTAGCAGGTTGATCGCCGCTAAAGATTTTGATTTTAAGTGTCAATCTTTTGATGAAACGATTTCAGAGGCAAAGACTGGCGATATTATCTACTGTGATCCACCTTATATAGATAGACATGCCGACTATTTTAATTCTTGGGATGAATCACATGAAATATCTCTTTTTAAAAATCTTTCTGAAGCGCGGTGTGATTTTATTCTATCAACATGGCACCATAACGACTACCGAAAGAATGAATACATAGAATCGCATTGGAACAATTTTAACATTCTAACTAAAGAACACTTTTATCATGTTGGTGGTAGTGAAAAAAATAGAAATCCAATGATAGAAGCAATAGTTACAACAATTGATACAAAGCTATATGAGTATCCAGAGGCTCCAAAGCAAGAACAGCTAACACTACTCGAGCCAAAGCTTCATTACAAAAGCGCATAA
- a CDS encoding DUF3240 family protein, which produces MIPNALMLSLIARQSLEGELVDQLSELADYPLFLVSNVRGHNDTHHGLSVAEQVEGTAPLIRLSLFTDEPTANRIIDHLRANFRNAGIRWWRIPLATGMID; this is translated from the coding sequence ATGATACCCAACGCCCTCATGCTCTCGCTCATCGCCAGGCAATCCCTTGAGGGCGAGCTCGTCGATCAATTAAGTGAGCTTGCCGATTACCCCCTTTTTTTGGTGAGCAATGTACGCGGACACAACGATACGCACCATGGCTTGAGCGTTGCGGAGCAGGTCGAAGGCACCGCCCCACTCATCCGCCTGAGCCTGTTTACCGATGAACCCACAGCGAACCGGATTATCGACCACTTGCGCGCGAACTTCCGGAATGCAGGCATCCGCTGGTGGCGCATTCCGTTGGCTACGGGCATGATTGATTAG
- a CDS encoding efflux RND transporter permease subunit — MLNRLIAFSLAQRLMVLLAAILVAGFGWMAFSTIPIDAYPDISPTQVQIILKAPGVTPTEVETRITAPLETSLLGIPNQTMLRSTSKYGISVITLDFAEGTDIYWARQQVNEALSSARGDLPAGTTGGVAPITTPLGEAFMFTLQSPTLSLTERRHLLDWVIRPALRAVKGVADVNSLGGFVRTFEVIPNPTQLAAQKLTTDDLMRVIEQNNRNDGAGRLDVGEEAWLVRSEGRIKTLDDLGNLVIAQHNGQPIHVRDVATVRIGAITRLGAVTHSGKGETVEGLVLTLRGANARAVVAGVEQRLAEIKPSLPPDLKINVFYNRADLVNAAVHTVSKALLEAVVLVLILLILFLGNLRAAVTVALTLPMAALITFILMKQFGMSANLMSLGGLAIAIGMLVDAAVVVVENTVAHLAEAHKHPNLPRLHIVYRSVREVAAPVFSGILIIMLVFLPLLSLQGLEGKLFSPVALTIIFALGASLVLSLTLIPVIASLILGKVTDHEPWLVRQLHRIYEPALNFALKRPLPVVAVAIAGLVVAGLLYTQIGKTFMPSLDEGTIVMQVENLPSTNLGTTIALNTNIQKTLMAKVPEIAQIVGRSGSDELGLDPMGLNDTDTFIILKPKDQWQASSIDEVREKIRAVISTLPGFNFSFTQPIEMRVSEMLTGSRGDLAIKIFGSDLTEINTLSNEIKSVVSAIPGAQDVATTDNEGLLYLNIAVNQAAAARNGLSVNQLEDILRAQIEGQLAGIVQEGVARTPILIRADALTDAPQKLSSLPIALPNGTVQPLSNLAIVERTTGPVFVTREMGSRFAVVRANVSGRALTDFVADAKNQIAEKVEMPTGYRLEWGGQFENQQRAAARLAIVVPIALGLIFVLLFTTFNSVRQATLVFANIPFALIGGVVALYISGEYLSVPASVGFIALLGIAVLNGLVLVSYFNQLAAQGLDIEQVVRQGALRRLRPVMMTASIAALGLVPLLFATGPGSEIQRPLAVVVIGGLVTSTLLTLILLPILYKRFGQSSDQRRAQQPLPEAKA, encoded by the coding sequence ATGTTAAATCGTCTCATTGCCTTCTCGCTCGCCCAACGCCTCATGGTGCTGCTGGCTGCGATACTGGTCGCTGGTTTCGGCTGGATGGCCTTTTCCACCATTCCAATCGACGCCTACCCGGATATTTCGCCAACCCAGGTACAGATCATCCTCAAAGCCCCCGGTGTCACGCCGACGGAAGTCGAAACCCGCATTACCGCGCCACTGGAGACATCCTTACTGGGCATCCCGAACCAGACCATGCTGCGTTCGACCTCCAAGTACGGCATATCGGTGATTACGCTCGATTTTGCCGAAGGCACCGATATTTACTGGGCGCGGCAGCAGGTGAACGAAGCCTTGTCTTCCGCCCGCGGTGATTTACCTGCCGGCACGACTGGCGGCGTCGCGCCGATCACGACGCCACTGGGCGAAGCCTTCATGTTCACGCTCCAAAGCCCCACGCTCTCGCTGACCGAGCGGCGGCATCTGCTCGATTGGGTGATCCGCCCGGCGCTGCGTGCGGTCAAGGGCGTTGCCGATGTCAATTCTCTGGGCGGCTTTGTTCGCACGTTCGAGGTTATCCCGAACCCGACGCAACTGGCAGCACAGAAGCTGACAACGGATGATCTGATGCGGGTCATCGAGCAGAACAACCGCAATGACGGCGCCGGAAGGCTGGATGTGGGCGAAGAAGCCTGGCTGGTACGTTCCGAAGGGCGGATCAAGACGCTGGATGATCTGGGCAACCTCGTCATCGCACAACATAACGGCCAACCGATTCATGTGCGTGATGTCGCCACGGTGCGCATCGGCGCGATCACCCGCCTGGGCGCCGTGACGCACAGTGGCAAGGGCGAAACCGTTGAAGGTCTGGTATTGACTCTGCGCGGCGCCAATGCACGCGCGGTCGTGGCGGGTGTCGAGCAGCGACTGGCCGAAATCAAGCCGAGCCTGCCACCCGATCTTAAGATCAACGTATTCTACAACCGTGCCGATCTGGTCAATGCAGCCGTGCATACCGTCAGCAAGGCCCTGCTTGAAGCCGTGGTGCTGGTGCTCATTCTTCTGATTCTTTTTCTGGGCAATCTGCGCGCTGCCGTTACGGTCGCGCTCACCTTGCCGATGGCCGCGCTCATCACCTTCATCCTGATGAAGCAGTTCGGCATGAGCGCGAACCTGATGAGCCTAGGTGGCCTGGCGATTGCCATCGGGATGCTGGTGGATGCCGCCGTCGTCGTGGTCGAAAACACCGTGGCGCATCTGGCCGAAGCGCACAAACACCCCAATCTGCCGCGCCTGCACATCGTGTATCGCTCGGTGCGTGAAGTCGCCGCCCCCGTGTTTTCCGGCATTCTCATCATCATGCTCGTGTTCCTGCCGCTGCTGTCGCTGCAAGGGCTGGAAGGCAAGTTGTTCTCGCCGGTCGCGCTGACCATTATCTTTGCGCTGGGTGCCTCGTTGGTTCTCTCACTTACCCTGATTCCGGTGATTGCATCCTTGATCCTCGGCAAGGTGACCGATCACGAACCCTGGCTTGTGCGTCAACTGCATCGCATTTACGAACCGGCGCTCAACTTCGCGTTGAAACGCCCGTTGCCTGTCGTGGCGGTGGCCATCGCGGGGCTTGTGGTGGCGGGCCTGCTGTACACCCAGATCGGTAAAACCTTTATGCCGAGTCTCGATGAAGGCACCATCGTCATGCAGGTGGAAAATCTGCCTTCGACCAACCTCGGCACCACGATCGCGCTCAATACCAATATTCAGAAAACCCTGATGGCGAAGGTGCCGGAAATTGCGCAAATCGTAGGTCGCTCGGGATCGGATGAACTCGGCCTTGATCCGATGGGCCTGAACGACACAGACACCTTCATCATCCTCAAACCCAAGGATCAGTGGCAGGCGAGTAGCATCGATGAAGTGCGCGAAAAAATTCGTGCCGTGATCAGCACCCTGCCCGGCTTTAATTTCAGTTTTACCCAACCGATCGAAATGCGGGTCTCCGAAATGCTGACCGGTTCGCGCGGCGATCTGGCCATTAAAATTTTCGGCAGCGATTTGACCGAAATCAATACGCTGAGCAACGAAATCAAATCCGTCGTCAGCGCGATTCCCGGCGCTCAGGACGTAGCCACAACCGACAATGAAGGCTTGTTGTATCTCAACATTGCCGTGAACCAGGCCGCTGCCGCACGCAACGGGCTGTCCGTCAATCAACTGGAAGACATCCTGCGCGCCCAGATCGAAGGCCAACTGGCCGGCATCGTGCAGGAAGGTGTGGCCAGAACGCCGATTCTGATTCGGGCCGATGCACTGACCGACGCACCGCAGAAACTGAGCTCTTTACCCATCGCCCTGCCGAACGGAACCGTGCAACCGCTCTCGAATCTGGCCATCGTCGAACGTACCACCGGCCCGGTTTTCGTTACCCGGGAGATGGGCTCGCGCTTTGCCGTGGTGCGCGCCAATGTCTCCGGGCGCGCGCTCACCGACTTCGTTGCCGATGCCAAGAACCAGATTGCCGAGAAGGTGGAGATGCCGACAGGCTACCGTCTGGAATGGGGCGGCCAGTTCGAAAACCAGCAACGCGCCGCCGCACGCCTCGCCATTGTCGTGCCCATCGCACTGGGGCTGATTTTCGTGTTGCTGTTCACCACCTTCAATTCCGTTCGTCAGGCCACGCTGGTGTTTGCCAACATCCCGTTTGCCCTGATCGGCGGTGTGGTCGCCCTGTATATCAGCGGGGAATATCTTTCGGTGCCCGCATCGGTCGGGTTTATCGCCCTGCTGGGCATTGCGGTATTGAACGGCTTGGTGCTGGTTTCCTATTTCAACCAGCTGGCCGCACAGGGCCTAGACATCGAACAGGTGGTTCGACAAGGCGCGCTGCGTCGATTGCGCCCCGTCATGATGACAGCTTCCATTGCCGCTTTGGGCTTGGTGCCGCTCTTGTTCGCCACCGGCCCCGGTTCGGAGATTCAGCGCCCCTTGGCCGTTGTGGTCATCGGTGGGCTGGTGACCTCTACCCTGCTCACGCTCATCCTGCTGCCGATTTTGTATAAACGGTTCGGCCAATCTTCCGATCAGCGCCGTGCGCAACAACCATTACCGGAGGCCAAGGCATGA
- a CDS encoding efflux RND transporter periplasmic adaptor subunit — translation MNQHKHTSLTLMRTTALALLAISATVSTNSLAAAEASSPTAITIPDAMRPNLNVKTQPIEFSKQVPVTQGMVTISAASSNQASMQVSAPADGQVMGTLPQVGQAVQAGDILFEIASAQLGDAMAQWQMAKAKVTLAQQNLNRDTALFKDGLIAKKRLEATRGEAQMASAELKAASARLKAAGADSSAQNGGINLGVRAPITGVITQRMVMPGERVTTGQSLFDITATQDQWWLLAISPNKAPAAGQKAELKIAGCPESASVQLMDLAVDPTNQLITLRARPNAPCATLRPGQVSTATLWVEQAKPAASLPISALTELDDNTHVFVQRGQNYFSIPVTRVGEADGQAFVTGQFEPGDRVVSSGISQLKALSMGMGMGGE, via the coding sequence ATGAACCAACACAAACACACCAGCTTGACCTTGATGCGCACCACCGCCTTGGCCCTCTTGGCCATATCGGCCACCGTCTCGACGAACAGCCTAGCCGCCGCTGAGGCATCAAGCCCTACGGCGATCACCATCCCTGATGCCATGCGGCCGAATCTGAACGTCAAAACACAGCCCATCGAATTTTCAAAACAAGTCCCCGTAACCCAAGGCATGGTGACCATCAGTGCCGCATCCAGCAATCAAGCCAGCATGCAGGTTTCGGCACCGGCTGATGGCCAAGTGATGGGCACGTTGCCGCAAGTTGGGCAGGCGGTGCAGGCAGGTGACATCCTGTTTGAAATCGCCAGCGCCCAGCTCGGCGATGCCATGGCGCAATGGCAGATGGCCAAGGCCAAGGTCACGCTCGCACAACAAAACCTGAACCGCGACACCGCGCTGTTTAAAGACGGGCTGATTGCCAAAAAAAGGCTGGAAGCCACTCGGGGCGAGGCGCAAATGGCATCAGCCGAACTTAAAGCCGCCAGCGCGCGGCTCAAGGCGGCGGGCGCGGATAGCTCAGCGCAGAATGGCGGTATCAATCTGGGCGTGCGCGCACCGATCACCGGTGTGATCACGCAACGGATGGTGATGCCGGGCGAACGCGTCACGACCGGACAATCCCTCTTCGATATCACCGCGACCCAGGATCAGTGGTGGCTGCTGGCTATTTCACCGAATAAAGCACCCGCCGCCGGGCAAAAGGCCGAACTCAAAATCGCCGGCTGCCCTGAATCCGCCTCCGTTCAACTGATGGATCTTGCAGTCGATCCGACCAACCAACTTATCACCTTGCGCGCGCGTCCGAACGCGCCATGCGCGACCCTCCGGCCGGGTCAAGTCTCGACTGCCACGCTGTGGGTCGAGCAAGCCAAACCTGCGGCGTCTCTGCCGATCAGTGCACTGACCGAACTTGACGACAACACCCACGTATTCGTGCAACGCGGCCAGAATTATTTCTCGATCCCCGTTACCCGCGTGGGCGAAGCCGACGGACAGGCATTCGTGACGGGGCAGTTTGAGCCGGGTGATCGCGTGGTGAGCTCGGGCATCAGCCAGCTCAAGGCTCTGTCCATGGGAATGGGCATGGGTGGCGAATAA
- a CDS encoding TolC family protein → MSFLIKSTQPAKSGVSFAPSIPPGRKGLGLALIINLSLTLLSGTAWAAAPPQTEPAQKTWAQLINQTEQRIEQNLVTEADRVRFESEQARANGILAGAPVVDGLYRSDRLMSDFGANEMEIGVRLPLRRFGQSDAWRALAEQSALSAKTRTEANRLILLGDLRQMAWDWRRAEVELSTAKERNRIMQRDLAAVTKQLKHGEAAEVDRMSVESRALAVQEAVTAAQMQLDTIQTRWQQLTGTSQLPLDLGQVTPTEQALLNNPELNTPDGLLAQQPLLRQMASEVGMSTARIEAERAAGAGTPEIGLGVKRDRGDRGVPYDNSLQLTLSIPFGGQKYRDPALAEMAQQRATAQVALIKNTQQILGEVMALRQRIAAWPSRLTQLDRRAALSEKTLTLKQKALRLGELDWTRLLDFEREAADARLQARLAHIAYQADQSSLKQTLGLMPAANRDSQ, encoded by the coding sequence ATGTCCTTCCTCATCAAATCCACACAGCCTGCCAAAAGCGGCGTTTCATTCGCACCGTCCATTCCGCCAGGGAGAAAGGGTTTGGGCTTGGCTCTGATCATCAATTTGAGTTTAACGCTACTGAGCGGCACTGCTTGGGCTGCCGCGCCACCCCAAACCGAGCCCGCTCAGAAGACCTGGGCACAACTAATCAATCAAACCGAACAGCGCATAGAGCAGAATCTGGTGACCGAGGCGGACAGAGTTCGATTCGAGTCGGAACAGGCACGGGCAAATGGCATTCTGGCAGGCGCTCCGGTTGTCGATGGCTTGTACCGCAGCGATCGCCTCATGAGTGATTTCGGTGCCAATGAAATGGAAATAGGTGTCCGCCTGCCACTGCGCCGCTTTGGGCAGTCTGATGCATGGCGCGCCCTTGCCGAGCAGTCCGCGCTCAGCGCCAAGACACGCACCGAAGCCAATCGCCTCATCCTGCTTGGCGATTTGCGCCAGATGGCTTGGGATTGGCGCCGTGCAGAAGTCGAACTATCCACAGCCAAGGAACGCAACCGGATCATGCAGCGCGACCTCGCTGCTGTCACAAAGCAGCTCAAGCATGGCGAAGCGGCCGAAGTCGACCGGATGAGCGTTGAAAGCCGAGCGCTGGCTGTGCAGGAGGCAGTTACGGCCGCACAGATGCAACTGGACACCATCCAGACCCGTTGGCAACAGTTGACCGGCACTAGCCAACTCCCGCTCGATCTGGGGCAAGTCACCCCGACTGAACAGGCCCTGTTGAACAATCCCGAACTGAACACGCCTGACGGCCTGCTCGCACAGCAGCCACTGCTGCGCCAGATGGCGAGCGAAGTCGGCATGAGCACGGCCCGCATCGAAGCTGAACGCGCGGCAGGCGCTGGCACCCCCGAAATCGGCTTGGGCGTTAAGCGAGATCGCGGCGACCGCGGCGTACCTTATGACAACAGTCTGCAACTGACCTTGAGCATTCCGTTCGGCGGTCAGAAATACCGCGACCCAGCCCTAGCCGAGATGGCGCAGCAGCGAGCCACGGCTCAGGTCGCGCTGATCAAGAACACCCAGCAGATACTTGGCGAAGTCATGGCGCTGCGCCAACGCATTGCCGCCTGGCCTTCACGCCTGACACAACTCGACCGCCGTGCCGCGCTGTCAGAAAAGACCTTAACGCTCAAACAAAAGGCACTTCGACTGGGCGAGCTCGACTGGACGCGCTTGCTCGATTTTGAGCGCGAAGCCGCCGATGCCCGCCTGCAAGCCCGCCTGGCGCATATCGCCTATCAGGCAGACCAGAGCAGCCTGAAACAAACATTGGGCTTGATGCCCGCCGCAAACCGGGATTCTCAATGA